The genomic DNA ATGGTGTTCACTAAATGCGTGCTTAACGATCTCATTAATGTTCACCCACAAAATAGCCAAAACCACGTTTATTTTTAATTGGTAGGGTTGATCCAACTGCTTTGGCTTTTTTTCGCACTGACGATAAATGAGCCTCGATGGTATTTTTCGACAAATGGTTAAATGAGCCCACAACCGCTTCACTAATTTGTTCAGGATTGAGTAATTGTTTAGGATTACTAAATAAATACTCAACAATTTTAAATTCGTTTTTAGTCAGATCGATATAGTGGCCATTGGCATAAAGAGATTTGTTACTGGTATCAAGCACAAAATCAGCAATACAAATCGTTTTGGCTTGTTGATTCAGCCCACCACGACGGCCAAGGGTCATTAATCTCGCTTGTAATTCATCGAAAGAAAAAGGTTTGCACAGATAGTCATCTGCACCCGCCAATAGCCCCGTCACCCGATCTTCGGCTTGAGATTTAGCCGATAAAATAATCACCTTCGTTTGATTACCTAGTTTACGGATGCTTTTCAACAAACTCAGCCCATCTACATTAGGCAACATTAAATCTAAAATAATAAAGTCATACTGGTTAGTGAGCGCCATACTTAAGCCCTCAGAACCATCACCGGTTTCATCAACGGTGTAACCTAAATGATCTAACCCAACTCTAATGCCGCGACGCAGCGCTTCAGAGTCTTCAATCAACAACACTTTCATTGAGTGTCCTTTATAATAACTAGGCTAATACCGTTTTTTGCTAACACTATTTATTGATCATTTCGGTCAGTCATCACTGATATTAACCACTATAGCTTGCTCATAATTATGCCCACAAAATAACCCACCACACAATTGCTGCCATTAGCATGCTCAGAAAAACAAATGCCGACGCGATGTCTTTTGCTAACCCTGACAAGGTATCAAACTCCAAGCCAATGCGGTCTACCACCACTTCGATAGCCGTATTGACCAACTCAGCGAACAATACAAATAGTAATGCCAGTACCAATATGGCAGATTGCGGCGCGCTAATATTTGCCATACAGGCAAACACAGTCAATGGGATAAACAGTAATATTTCTTGCTGAAATGCCGCTTCATTTCGGCACATCCACTTTAAACCATTAAAAGTATGTTTACAGGTATACAGTAAACGCATAATGCCATGGCGTTTTACCACAACTCTTGTCTGCTTAGCCGTAACACTTTTTGTTGCGTTCTTTGTTACATTCTTTGTTACATTCTTGATTACATTCTTGATTACATTACCATCAGATGTAGATGATGAAACTGATGTTGTCATGGGTATACCCTAGGTTATTTTACAATCGGTGGTGATGTCTAATTTTGGATCTCGCACCGAACTGCTTACACCGTAAAGCCCTAATAAAGTATGGAACAAGTTGTCATGGGAATAAGAGCCACTTAAGGCGTGCTCGGCAATACATTTACGATCAACCCCTTTTGCTTGTGTGTAGTCTTGCGGTAACCACATAAACCAAGGCACATGGGTCTGCTGGCTTGGCGCAATGCTATAAGGCGTGCCGTGTAAATACATACCACTTTCACCCAAAGACTCACCGTGATCAGACAAATACACCAGTGCGACATTATATTTGTCTTGGTACTGCTTAAGTAAGTTAATTGTTTTTGCCAACACAAAGTCGGTATAGGCAAGGGTGTTGTCGTATACGTTTACAATCTCTTGGTCACTGCAGTTTTCAATGTCGCTGCGGCTACAAGCTGGAGTGAATAAAGCTTTATCGGCTGGGTAACGCTGCCAATAAGTCGGCCCATGGCTACCGATAGTATGTAAGGCGATAAATTGATTATCTAACTTTTTACCCGATGCCGCGCTTGCCTCACTTTGTTGTTGTAATTTTTGACTGAGCTTTTCAACTAAAATCTCATCATAGCAACTTGAACCATCACATAATGGGTTTGCCTCACTCGGCGAAATATCTATCTTCTTAATATGTGATCCGACGTCTTTATCACCACCGTCATTGTCAAACCACGTCACATTGACACCGGCCGCTTTAATCACATCAAGCACATTATTTCGTGCATCGGCAACTTCACGATTGTAATTGTCATGGATTAGATTTGAAAACATGCAAGGTAATGAATGTGCTGTTGCCGTGCCGCACGACGACACGTTTTGTAAGGCAATAATGTCGAGGTTTTCAGTGTAAGGGTTGGTATTACGCTGATAACCATTATAAGCCATATTTTGTGCTCGAGCGGTTTCGCCTACAACAAGTACCATAAGTGTAGGTTTACCATTCGCACTAGGGGTTAACTGTGCATCTTGACCAATAGGGTTAAAGGTTAACTTTTCAGTAAAGTAACGTTGGTTTAGGTATTTAACCGTATTGAAAATATGCGCAGGAATAATCATCTTATTAAGATAGCTATTGTTGCGCCCTACCGATGCATAATCTTTATAGAAAAACACCACCATCATCCCCAGAACCACTAAACTGATAACCGTAAAACCAACGCGGCGAATCACCGCTTTAATAAACGAAGGGCCGCTGGTGACTTTAGTACTGACAAGCAATATAGAAGGTAATACCCCTAACACCAACACATAACCAACTGAAGATAAGCTGATATATGAGAATGCTTCGCTTGAATTAGTTTCAAAAATATTTTCAATCATGCCGTAATCAAACATGACATTATATTTTAACATGGCATACATAGCGGCTGACGACGAAAGCAACAACACAATCATCACCGGTTTAAACACAAATTTAAACGCAAATAAGCTAAATATCAGCACAAAACAACTTGTGAGCAAAATTGCTGGTGACAGCGAAAACAACACGTGCCCATCTGCTGATAATCGATAGATTTTACGGATTAACGGAAAATTTAATACCAAACCAAAATACACAGCGATAATGCAGGTCATCGCCTCATAACTGACACTTTTGGGGGTGATACGGGATAGTGTTTGCGTTAGTAATTTCAATGTTGCCACTCGCAATAAACTTGACTGGCGCTGATATTCCGCTTTGAAACTTAAGATTTGCTTAATAAAAACTGAATTGTTACTGTCTGGTTAATTCAGTTTTAAACACCTCGCTAAAAAACAAAAAAGCCCTAACATCTAAGATGAAAGAGCTTTAATAATCAATGCTTTATTAAAATACGGTTTACTCTAAGCAATAATTTACTATTTCTTGAGTTTAGCAAAGGCATTTGCAAAAGCATCACCCATCGCCGCATTTTGCGGCGCTTTAACTGGCTTGCTGGCCGATTTATTATGACCAGCACTTTTGCCATTGGCTGCAGGCTGACCCGTAGCAGGCTTTTTCTGGTAACTATTTTGGGGTTTGCCTGCCGACTGTCGGGTCGCTTTTTCGGCATCGATTTTTTCATCAAGACGCATGCTTAACGCAATGCGACGACGTTCAATATCCACTTCCATCACTTTGACGTTAACCACATCACCGGCTTTAACCACAGTATGTGGGTCACTAACAAACTTGTCTGTTAACGATGAAATATGCACTAGTCCATCTTGATGCACGCCCACATCCACAAAGGCACCAAAGTTAGTCACATTGGTCACCACACCTTCTAATATCATTTCGACTTTAAGATGCTTTAACTCTTCTATACCGTCTTTAAAAGTAGCCGTTTTAAACTCACCACGCGGGTCGCGCCCAGGCTTGTCTAGCTCAGCTAGAATATCGTTAATGGTCGGCACGCCAAATGCGTCGGTAACAAACTCGGCAGCGTTAATCTGTTTTAATAAATCGCTATTGCCAATCAGTTGAGTTAAAGACAATAACTTAGCACCAGCAATCGACTCGACCAAACTGTACGCTTCAGGGTGAACTGATGATGAATCCAGTGGATTATCACCATTGCGAATACGTAAAAAGCCTGCCGCTTGTTCATAAGCCTTAGGCCCTAAACGTGCCACACTCAATAATTGCTTCCGGTTGGTAAATTGGCCGTTGGTATCACGAAAATCAACCACGTTTCTCGCTAAGGTTTTAGTTAACCCAGCCACTTGGGCCAATAACGCGGCCGATGCCATGTTTAAGTCAACACCCACAGCATTAACACAATCTTCGACGACGGCATCGAGCGACTGCGATAACTGGCTTTGGCTAACATCATGTTGATATTGCCCCACGCCAATGGCTTTGGGTTCAATTTTTACCAGTTCGGCCAGCGGATCTTGTAAGCGACGCGCAATTGATACCGCACCGCGAATAGACACATCAAGATTAGGAAACTCATTAGCGGCAAACTCTGAGGCTGAATACACAGATGCACCCGCCTCACTCACCATCACTTTGGTCAACGTCGGATGCGTTTCTTTCACGGCAGCGATTAACTCGCCGGTTAGCTTGTCAGTTTCACGCGAGCCGGTGCCATTTCCAATCGCAATAATCTCCACTTTGTGCATCGTCACTAAGTTACTTAAGGTGCGAATTGATTTGTCCCACAAGTTTTGCGGTGCATGGGGGAAAATAGTCGTGTGCGCCACCAGCTTACCGGTGTTATCCACAATCGCGACTTTCACCCCGGTACGAATGCCAGGATCCAGTCCCATGGTCGCTTTAGCACCCGCAGGTGCTGCCATCAGTAAATCGCCTAAGTTACGGGCAAACACTCTAATGGCTTCTTCTTCTGCGCTTTCACGCATCTTAGCAATAAACTCGGTTTCCATTTGCAAGGCAACTTTAATCCGCCATGTCGAAGTCACCACGGTTTTCAACCATTCATCAACACTAGAGTGGCTCAGTACTAACCCAAAGTGATCGCTAATAATCACCTCACAATAACTGCCTTCAGTCGCTTGCGTATCGGGGTCGGCGTTCATCGACAGCTTTAACATGCCTTCATTACGACCACGCAACATGGCTAGGGCGCGATGCGATGGGATTTTACTCATCACTTCATTGTGTTCAAAATAATCGCGGAATTTAATGCCTTCTTTTTCTTTACCTTTGACCATGCGGCTTTCAAGCACGGCTTGCGGTACTAAATGCTGACGAACTTTACGCAGTAATTCTGCATCTTCGGCAAAGCGCTCCATTAAAATATAACGCGCACCATCAAGTACCGCTTTGGTGTCGGCAAATCCAGCTTGTGGATTAATAAATTCAGTGGCTTTGGTATCAATATCTAATTGGCGATCGGCTAATACGGCATCAACAAGCGGTTCAATACCGGCTTCGATGGCAATTTGGCCCTTGGTGCGACGCTTAGGTTTGTATGGCAGATATAAATCTTCAAGACGGGTTTTGCTGTCGGCGTCATTAATCGCTTGAGTTAACGCTGGGGTTAATTTCCCTTGAGCGCCAATACTCGACAAAA from Shewanella psychromarinicola includes the following:
- a CDS encoding response regulator transcription factor; this translates as MKVLLIEDSEALRRGIRVGLDHLGYTVDETGDGSEGLSMALTNQYDFIILDLMLPNVDGLSLLKSIRKLGNQTKVIILSAKSQAEDRVTGLLAGADDYLCKPFSFDELQARLMTLGRRGGLNQQAKTICIADFVLDTSNKSLYANGHYIDLTKNEFKIVEYLFSNPKQLLNPEQISEAVVGSFNHLSKNTIEAHLSSVRKKAKAVGSTLPIKNKRGFGYFVGEH
- a CDS encoding diacylglycerol kinase → MTTSVSSSTSDGNVIKNVIKNVTKNVTKNATKSVTAKQTRVVVKRHGIMRLLYTCKHTFNGLKWMCRNEAAFQQEILLFIPLTVFACMANISAPQSAILVLALLFVLFAELVNTAIEVVVDRIGLEFDTLSGLAKDIASAFVFLSMLMAAIVWWVILWA
- a CDS encoding phosphoethanolamine transferase; protein product: MKLLTQTLSRITPKSVSYEAMTCIIAVYFGLVLNFPLIRKIYRLSADGHVLFSLSPAILLTSCFVLIFSLFAFKFVFKPVMIVLLLSSSAAMYAMLKYNVMFDYGMIENIFETNSSEAFSYISLSSVGYVLVLGVLPSILLVSTKVTSGPSFIKAVIRRVGFTVISLVVLGMMVVFFYKDYASVGRNNSYLNKMIIPAHIFNTVKYLNQRYFTEKLTFNPIGQDAQLTPSANGKPTLMVLVVGETARAQNMAYNGYQRNTNPYTENLDIIALQNVSSCGTATAHSLPCMFSNLIHDNYNREVADARNNVLDVIKAAGVNVTWFDNDGGDKDVGSHIKKIDISPSEANPLCDGSSCYDEILVEKLSQKLQQQSEASAASGKKLDNQFIALHTIGSHGPTYWQRYPADKALFTPACSRSDIENCSDQEIVNVYDNTLAYTDFVLAKTINLLKQYQDKYNVALVYLSDHGESLGESGMYLHGTPYSIAPSQQTHVPWFMWLPQDYTQAKGVDRKCIAEHALSGSYSHDNLFHTLLGLYGVSSSVRDPKLDITTDCKIT
- a CDS encoding Tex family protein produces the protein MHNIAQIIAQELNVREQQVTATIALLDDGATVPFVARYRKEATGGLDDTQLRNLFSRLGYLRELHDRRQVILSSIGAQGKLTPALTQAINDADSKTRLEDLYLPYKPKRRTKGQIAIEAGIEPLVDAVLADRQLDIDTKATEFINPQAGFADTKAVLDGARYILMERFAEDAELLRKVRQHLVPQAVLESRMVKGKEKEGIKFRDYFEHNEVMSKIPSHRALAMLRGRNEGMLKLSMNADPDTQATEGSYCEVIISDHFGLVLSHSSVDEWLKTVVTSTWRIKVALQMETEFIAKMRESAEEEAIRVFARNLGDLLMAAPAGAKATMGLDPGIRTGVKVAIVDNTGKLVAHTTIFPHAPQNLWDKSIRTLSNLVTMHKVEIIAIGNGTGSRETDKLTGELIAAVKETHPTLTKVMVSEAGASVYSASEFAANEFPNLDVSIRGAVSIARRLQDPLAELVKIEPKAIGVGQYQHDVSQSQLSQSLDAVVEDCVNAVGVDLNMASAALLAQVAGLTKTLARNVVDFRDTNGQFTNRKQLLSVARLGPKAYEQAAGFLRIRNGDNPLDSSSVHPEAYSLVESIAGAKLLSLTQLIGNSDLLKQINAAEFVTDAFGVPTINDILAELDKPGRDPRGEFKTATFKDGIEELKHLKVEMILEGVVTNVTNFGAFVDVGVHQDGLVHISSLTDKFVSDPHTVVKAGDVVNVKVMEVDIERRRIALSMRLDEKIDAEKATRQSAGKPQNSYQKKPATGQPAANGKSAGHNKSASKPVKAPQNAAMGDAFANAFAKLKK